The Pseudomonas moraviensis genome contains the following window.
CGGCTCCTTTGCCGGCGTGCTGCTGGGGACGATCAAGGTCAGCTACTTCGTCGACTATTACGGAGATTTCAAGATCGACGACAAAGGTGCGCTGGTCCTGGCGCTACGCAACGGCACGATCCTCGTACGCCGCCCCTTTATCGCCTCGGTGATCGGTCAGAGCCTGGCCGACAGTGAGGTTTTCAAGAACTACCTGCCCTATTCCAACCAAGGTATCGCCGAGGTCCGAGCCATCGTCGACGGCACCCAGCGTTTGTACGGTTACCGAGCCTTGACCACGTACCCGCTGGTGGTTGAAACCGGACTTTCCCGCGAATCGATCATTGCGCCGTGGCGCTGGGACCTGATCAAAACCGGATTCGTGTTGATGTCGGTAATCACGGCGTTCACGGTCTTCGGGCTGATTGTCTTGAGGCAATTGCGCCAACGCATGGTGATGGAAAAGGATCTGCGCAAGGCACACCAGGCCATGAAGGACATGGCGTTGACCGACAGCCTGACCGGCCTGGCCAACCGCCGCCGCCTGGACACCGCGCTGGCCGACGAGATTCGCCTGGCCAGACGTCAGGGGTCGTCGATTTCATTGATCATGCTCGACGTTGATCACTTCAAACTCTACAACGACACCTACGGCCATGCGGCGGGTGACGATTGCCTCAGCGCTGTCGGCCAAGCGATTGCGCAAGCGGTAAAACGGCCCGGTGATCTGGCCGTGCGTTATGGCGGCGAGGAATTCTCCGTGTTGCTGCCCAACACGGATATTCGCGGGGCGGCGCTTGTGGCCCAGGAAATACTTGAGGCTATTCGCTCCTTGCGGCTGGAGCACAGAGCCCATCCGCAGGGTCACGTCACTGCCAGTGCAGGTATTGCGGTTGGCAAACCGGCCGAACATGAAGTGACCCCCGCCACTCTTATCGAGTCGGCTGACAAGCTGCTTTATGCAGCGAAGCAAAAAGGCAGGGATCGCTACTGTATCGGCGATGAAGGGCTCGGCGCCTAGCCACCCACGCCTCAACGGGAGCGCAGCATCACCGCTGCGCGAACCCGCTGTACGCCAAATACCGTCATGCGCAGAAATTCCTGGTGACTGACCGGCAAGTGCTGGCAGTCCAGGCCGCGTTTCAACTTGCTGTGATCGACATCCGGATCATGCAAATAGACGAAGTCCTGGTCACACGCGGTGATGATCACCCAATGCGGCGCTTTCAAGCGGGTGAATCGGTAGCTGCTGATCAGCACCACCGGTTTGTAGCCGGCCGCCAACGCCGCACCGACATCCAGACTTGACGCCAGCACCTGCTGCACTTGCGTGGTCGCCAGGTCTTGGGCAAAACCATCCTCGACCAGCTGCATGATCGACTTTTTCTCTGTGCTGCGTACGCCGTGAAGAAAAAGCGAGCCCTGGTGGCTGACCTCCAGGCGCACATCGAAACCGCGCCGCCAGGCGGCCAATGCGAGGCCCTGAGGGCTGCAGCCACCGTGGCCGGCGGTCATGAAAATGGTGGTTGCCTCGCGCCATAGCTGGATTTCCTCCGCTCGGGTCATGGCACGGGTCGGATCGATGGCGGACATCGCCATCAGCAGGCACGCCGCGCCGCAGGTGAATTCGGTGGTCTGCTGGTAGTACGGCACTTGGCGGGCGGGTGCGGGCGCTTCGCACAGGATGCGCTTCTCGTAGCGCAACGCCTCGCAGTGGTCTTCGTAATAGTCCTCGACGCTGGCAAAGCGCTGATAGCCGTTGGCTTCGTAGAGGCGGATGGCAGCGCTGTTGTCCGCGCGCACCTCCAGGCGCAGCCATGCGCAATTGCGCGCCAATGCGCAGGCCTGGGCTTCCTCCAGCAAACGCTGGCCAAGCGCATGTCCGCGCCACACAGGGCTGACGGCAATGGAATACAAGCGCCCCAGCGAAGTGCCGCGGTGAAAAAGCACCAAGGCATAACCGGCAAGTCTTGCGTCCGATGTAGCGACAATCAGCGCCGCATTGGCTCGACTGAGCATCCAGCTGAAGTTGCGCTGATTCAATCTGTCGAGGGCAAAACACGCCCGCTCCAGTTCGAGCAGATCGTCGATATCGTCCATCGACGCAAAGCGAAAATCAAAAGACATGACCGCACCGTAAAGTTTGAGTAACGAACCGGGACAGGCCCAGTGGCCCGTGATTTATTGAAGCGGCGTCTTCTTCAACAGGGATTCATTACTCATGTCAGCGGTGCAAGCCAACGTGAACGAAGTATTAGACAAAACCGAGCATTCGACAATCTCCCTCAGCGAGGAACCTCCCAGTATCAAGCCCTCGGGGAGTCGATTGCTCATACTGGTCGAACGCAAGGATGACTGGGCTGATTACTTGCCCAGCGAGAGCCTGATGCTCGCTCAGGATTACCTTGAACACAGCGACGATTTTCCTCATCGCACCCAAGTCATCAACCTCTGCCGCAACTACAAATACCTCGGCCAGGGCTATTACTGCTCACTGCTGGCCGAGGCGCGCGGGCACAAGGTGTTCCCCTCGGTTCGCACCGTCAGCGAGCTGGCGCGCAAAGCGCTTTACGGGGTCGGGCTGAACGATCTGGAACGCACCCTGGAGCGGGCGCTGGCCAACCATCCATACGGCGAAACCGAGGCTTTCACGCTGTCGCTGTACTTCGGCAAGGCCTCGATCGAGCCGCTGCAAGAGATCGGCCGTCAGCTGTTCGAGGCGTTCCCCTGCCCTATCCTGCTGGTGGAGTTTCGCCGTGGTGAAACCTGGCAGATTGCGGGCATCAAAGCCGGGGCGCTGCACAGGCTTCGCGACGAACAGCAGCACGTTTTCGCTGATGCACTGGATGCTTTCAATCGCAGGACGTGGCGTCAGCCAGCCTCCAAACGTGTGGCCCGATACGACCTGGCCATCCTGCATGATCCTGACGAAGCCCTACCGCCCTCGAACCCCGAGGCATTGCAGCGTTTCATCGCAGCGGGCGAACAGCTGGGCATCGATGTCGAGCTGATCGAGAAAAAGGACTATGCGCGGCTCGCCGAATTCGATGCGCTGTTCATCCGCGAAACCACGCGAGTGGATGATCACACCTATCGGTTTGCCAAGAAGGCGGAAAGCGAAGGCCTTGTGGTGATTGACGATCCGTCGTCCATCCTGCGCTGCACCAACAAGGTTTATCTGGCCGACCTGTTGAAGCGCCGAGGTCTGGGCATGCCCGTAACGGAAATCCTCTACAAGGATCGTCCGCAGGAACTTGAAAATGTCGGGCGTCGCTTGGGTTTTCCCTTGGTACTGAAAATCCCCGATGGCTGTTTTTCACGGGGGGTTATCAAGGTCACCGATGCGCAAGCGCTGGCCACGGCTGCGCAGGAATTATTCGAGCACTCGGTTCTGCTGCTGGCGCAGGAGTACTGCTACACCGAATACGATTGGCGCGTCGGGGTGCTCAATGGCGAGGCGCTGTATGCCTGCAGGTACTTCATGTCCAAGGGGCATTGGCAGATTTACAACCACAAGGCCCTGCCCGGCGAGATCAACGGCATGTGCGAGGCGGTGCCCGTCGAGCAAGCACCGCCCGACGTCGTGCAACTCGCGGTACAGACGGCAGGGCTGATCGGCGATGGCCTCTACGGCGTCGACCTCAAGCAGGCGGGCGATCGGGTTCTGGTCATCGAGGTGAACGACAACCCCAACCTCGACGCCGGCATCGAAGACGCGGTGCTGGGCGACGAGCTGTATCGGCGCGTGCTGCAAGCGTTCACGCAAAGGCTCGAGCTCAAACACCGTGGCCAGGCGTGGTGAGCGATGATTGAACGCTATTGCATTGATTGCGGCGCACTGCGCCAGGGCACCGAAGACGAGGCGACTGTCTGGCTGGCCGTCGCCCCGAACGCCGTCGAGCAATCGACGCTGCAAACAAGTCTGGGCATTGGCGCTCAAGTGCTGGAGTCATCGCTGGATCCGGACGAGGTGGCCCGGATCGAAATCAAACCGGATCACCTGTTCCTGATCTGGAAGCGCCCGGAAAGCTTCGACGGGCGAGCATTCAACGTCTCGTCATTCGGAGTGGTGCTGAGCGAAAAGCGCCTGGTGGTTATTTGTGCGAGCAACTCGCTGCTCTCCAGCCTTGAGCAAGATGCGCAAATGACCGGGCCACTGGATGTGCTGATGGCGTTGCTCGCTGAAAGCGTTCATCACTACCTCGGGCATCTGCGCGTGGTCAAACAGATCGCCCGGGAGATTCAGCATCAATTCACCCGTGCGATGGACAATCAGCAACTGGCGCAGATGTACAACCTGAGCGAAAGCCTCGTGTACTACGTGAATGCGATTCAAAGTAACGGCGCAGTGCTGACGCTGCTGCGCAACCACGGCCAACGCCAAGGCTTCAGTGACGGTCAACTGGAATCGCTGAACGACCTGATCGTGGAAAACGAACAAAGCTTCCAGCAGGCCAGAATTCACGCCAAGGTGTTCGCCAACCTGATCGAGTCCCATGGCAATCTCGCCAACAACAGCATGAACCGGGCGCTGCGCAAGCTGACGCTGATCAACGTCGTGTTCCTTCCGTTGAACCTGATTGCCGGCATCGGCGGCATGTCGGAGTTCAGCATGATGACGTCCGGCGTTCCATGGTGGATGTCTTTCCCGGTGCTGATCGCTTGCATGGGTCTCGTGGGCGCGGGGATGGCGCTTGCACTGCGGCGCATGGCGTGAATCCGGGTCAGGTCCTGCCGCCGCCTGCGCCGCAGTTGAAGGTCAATTAGCCCGGCTGACCACCCGAATATCCGTAATCCCTACCCGCTCGGCCTGCTCGAGAATCTGCTCTGGCGTCGAATCCGCCGTGGGCATGACCAGGCTGTTTTCGGCATCGCCCAGATGTAGTTGCAGCAGATGCATCGCCGCGTCGTGCTCGGCCAGTTGCGCGTCCTTGAGTTCGAGCAGATAAGTACGAGGCTCGCCGTTGAAACGGTATTCGATGTGATAGGTGTACATGTCGTCGTCCGCGTCGGTGGGAAAAGGCACTGTTTATCCTGACGCGACGGTCAGTTTTTAGTTCAACTTGCCTGCCATTTTGTGTTTGCAAACAAACTTTTTGCGCAGCGGAGCGTCCTCTTCTTAACTCTCCATAACAGCTGATCACAGCTAAGGACTGGCAATGACCTTTTTCATCTTCCTCTTGGCCTGCGCGGCGGCGGCAACCACTGGCGTGATGTTCAAACCCGGCCCGTGGTATGAATCGCTGACCAAACCCTCTTTCACCCCGCCCAACTGGGCGTTTCCTGTGGCCTGGACAATCATTTACCTGCTGCTGGCCTGGGCCGGTTATCGCCTGAGCCTGATCCCCGGCAGCCAAACAGTGCTGGCCTTGTGGGCCGCGCAAATCGCTCTGAATACGCTGTGGACGCCGGTGTTCTTCGGCGCGCATCAGGTGCTGGCGGCGCTGGTGATTCTGGCGGTGCTGTGGGTGGTCGTCGCGGTGATGGTCGTGCTCGCGCTGCAACTGGACGTGGTCACCGGGCTGATTCTGTTCCCGTACCTGGCGTGGCTGTGCGTTGCACTGGCGCTGAACTGCTCGATCCTGATGAAAAATCGCCTGTGAGCGATTTTCCCTGGCCGCAAGGCGAGTGCGAGCTGACGCAGGTGCGCGCGTTCAACAAAAAGCTCGCCTGGCTGCCGCGCTTCAAGGTGCGCAATCGAGTCACCCCACGGCTGATTCAGGCGTTGTTGCGGGCGGGTCAGATCGGCGGCGCTGGCAAGCTGCGCCAGCATGGGCTGACCGCCGACCGGATGATCATCGACACGGTGCCGGTACGCATCATCCGCCCCAAGGGCAAAGCCAAAGGTGTTGTCGTGGATTTCCACGGCGGCGGCTGGGTGATCGGCAATGCGCAGATGAACGACCACTTCAACATCGCCATCGTCAACACCTGTGACGTGGCGGTGGTGTCAGTGGATTATCGGCTGGCGGTGTCGACGCCAATCGAGGGCTTGCTGGAAGACTGTCTGCGCGCCACGCGCGGCATCTTGAACAATGCTGAATTTGCCGGATTGCCCGTAGTAGTCGTCGGCGAATCGGCCGGTGGGCATCTGGCGGCGGCCACCCTGCTCGCCCTTGAATCTTCGCCGCAACTGCTGCAACGGATCTGCGGCGCGCTGCTGTATTACGGCGTCTACGACCTGACCGGCACGCCCAGCGTGCGCACCGCACCCGCCGATACTCTGGTGCTCGACGGC
Protein-coding sequences here:
- the tspO gene encoding tryptophan-rich sensory protein TspO, which codes for MTFFIFLLACAAAATTGVMFKPGPWYESLTKPSFTPPNWAFPVAWTIIYLLLAWAGYRLSLIPGSQTVLALWAAQIALNTLWTPVFFGAHQVLAALVILAVLWVVVAVMVVLALQLDVVTGLILFPYLAWLCVALALNCSILMKNRL
- a CDS encoding alpha/beta hydrolase codes for the protein MSDFPWPQGECELTQVRAFNKKLAWLPRFKVRNRVTPRLIQALLRAGQIGGAGKLRQHGLTADRMIIDTVPVRIIRPKGKAKGVVVDFHGGGWVIGNAQMNDHFNIAIVNTCDVAVVSVDYRLAVSTPIEGLLEDCLRATRGILNNAEFAGLPVVVVGESAGGHLAAATLLALESSPQLLQRICGALLYYGVYDLTGTPSVRTAPADTLVLDGPGMVEALRLLTPDISDEQRRQPPLSPLYGDFSGLPPALLFAGELDPLLDDTRLIAERWRHAAPVEMHVLPECPHGFIHFPTATAENVLAYSREWISARVASYSAKSAEMSPALS
- a CDS encoding GNAT family N-acetyltransferase/peptidase C39 family protein, which translates into the protein MSFDFRFASMDDIDDLLELERACFALDRLNQRNFSWMLSRANAALIVATSDARLAGYALVLFHRGTSLGRLYSIAVSPVWRGHALGQRLLEEAQACALARNCAWLRLEVRADNSAAIRLYEANGYQRFASVEDYYEDHCEALRYEKRILCEAPAPARQVPYYQQTTEFTCGAACLLMAMSAIDPTRAMTRAEEIQLWREATTIFMTAGHGGCSPQGLALAAWRRGFDVRLEVSHQGSLFLHGVRSTEKKSIMQLVEDGFAQDLATTQVQQVLASSLDVGAALAAGYKPVVLISSYRFTRLKAPHWVIITACDQDFVYLHDPDVDHSKLKRGLDCQHLPVSHQEFLRMTVFGVQRVRAAVMLRSR
- a CDS encoding magnesium transporter CorA family protein, producing MIERYCIDCGALRQGTEDEATVWLAVAPNAVEQSTLQTSLGIGAQVLESSLDPDEVARIEIKPDHLFLIWKRPESFDGRAFNVSSFGVVLSEKRLVVICASNSLLSSLEQDAQMTGPLDVLMALLAESVHHYLGHLRVVKQIAREIQHQFTRAMDNQQLAQMYNLSESLVYYVNAIQSNGAVLTLLRNHGQRQGFSDGQLESLNDLIVENEQSFQQARIHAKVFANLIESHGNLANNSMNRALRKLTLINVVFLPLNLIAGIGGMSEFSMMTSGVPWWMSFPVLIACMGLVGAGMALALRRMA
- a CDS encoding sensor domain-containing diguanylate cyclase gives rise to the protein MLGRKLPDSKGHDAAETAPIKAASEIAAFRLTVIFMLTVILAFLGVEGWRTWRDYHSAFSSARDSVTNLARATAQHAEDAIRQVDVLTAALGERVEGDGLQNIDVPRIHKLLVQQAKLMPQLHGLFIYGPDGHWIVTDKEIIPDPANNADRDYFQYHRTHTDRNVRIGDVVKSKSTDDLIIPISRRLNNPDGSFAGVLLGTIKVSYFVDYYGDFKIDDKGALVLALRNGTILVRRPFIASVIGQSLADSEVFKNYLPYSNQGIAEVRAIVDGTQRLYGYRALTTYPLVVETGLSRESIIAPWRWDLIKTGFVLMSVITAFTVFGLIVLRQLRQRMVMEKDLRKAHQAMKDMALTDSLTGLANRRRLDTALADEIRLARRQGSSISLIMLDVDHFKLYNDTYGHAAGDDCLSAVGQAIAQAVKRPGDLAVRYGGEEFSVLLPNTDIRGAALVAQEILEAIRSLRLEHRAHPQGHVTASAGIAVGKPAEHEVTPATLIESADKLLYAAKQKGRDRYCIGDEGLGA
- a CDS encoding RimK family protein, which codes for MSAVQANVNEVLDKTEHSTISLSEEPPSIKPSGSRLLILVERKDDWADYLPSESLMLAQDYLEHSDDFPHRTQVINLCRNYKYLGQGYYCSLLAEARGHKVFPSVRTVSELARKALYGVGLNDLERTLERALANHPYGETEAFTLSLYFGKASIEPLQEIGRQLFEAFPCPILLVEFRRGETWQIAGIKAGALHRLRDEQQHVFADALDAFNRRTWRQPASKRVARYDLAILHDPDEALPPSNPEALQRFIAAGEQLGIDVELIEKKDYARLAEFDALFIRETTRVDDHTYRFAKKAESEGLVVIDDPSSILRCTNKVYLADLLKRRGLGMPVTEILYKDRPQELENVGRRLGFPLVLKIPDGCFSRGVIKVTDAQALATAAQELFEHSVLLLAQEYCYTEYDWRVGVLNGEALYACRYFMSKGHWQIYNHKALPGEINGMCEAVPVEQAPPDVVQLAVQTAGLIGDGLYGVDLKQAGDRVLVIEVNDNPNLDAGIEDAVLGDELYRRVLQAFTQRLELKHRGQAW